In the genome of Vicia villosa cultivar HV-30 ecotype Madison, WI linkage group LG7, Vvil1.0, whole genome shotgun sequence, one region contains:
- the LOC131619507 gene encoding uncharacterized protein LOC131619507, with amino-acid sequence MEFLVKRGCEAAEAKEWDTFRAILALSIYGIVMFSDIPNFVDMNAIHIFILQNPVPTLLGDVYHSIHHKNGQKGGKGGLVRFCAPLLYRWFRSHLPERGAFVDNRHTSKWAERIMGLRAKDIVWYNSALDDREVIMSCGKFKNVPLMGLRGGINYNPVLARRTFGYAFISPPEQAEIAENIFYHVATNIGQMAEAVQAWKSICWRDKKHFGQRDCATYEDYTKWVESVVAVRGMPFPPKDPLYPPAEKKIKEHYEAQLAELTKRLQIQTENANSEKTRRKKADKLLLDRQNTIEKCYEEIRNLKGQIREKDQSNAQVQEEARYWEVKNRNMETMHFRKDLLIQEIIKRPARAETKKLFEEMKIWSDKHIGDSPLRHLDMGDPA; translated from the exons atggAGTTTCTGGTTAAAAGGGGTTGTGAGGCTGCTGAAGCAAAGGAATGGGACACATTTAGGGCTATCTTGGCTCTAAGTATATATGGCATCGTGATGTTCTCAGACATTCCTAATTttgttgacatgaatgcaattcatatattcatcttgCAGAATCCGGTTCCCACACTcttgggggatgtttatcactcCATTCATCACAAGAATGGTCAGAAGGGAGGTAAGGGAGGTCTGGTTAGATTCTGTGCTCCGTTGTTATATCGATGGTTTAGGTCACATCTGCCTGAACGTGGGGCGTTCGTTGATAATAGGCACACATCTAAATGGGCTGAAAGGATTATGGGGCTGAGGGCTAAAGATATTGTCTGGTACAATAGCGCTTTGGATGACAGAGAAGTTATTATGAGTTGCGGAAAGTTCAAAAACGTACCTCTCATGGGTCTTAGGGGTGGAATCAACTATAACCCCGTCTTGGCCAGAAGAACATTCGGATATGCTTTTATTAGTCCACCTGAGCAAGCAGAGATAGCTGAGAACATTTTCTATCATGTGGCCACGAACATTGGGCAAATGGCAGAAGCTGTGCAGGCTTGGAAGAGTATTTGCTGGAGAGATAAGAAACATTTTGGTCAGCGAGATTGTGCTACTTATGAGGACTATACTAAATGGGTCGAATCTGTGGTTGCTGTTCGAGGGATGCCTTTCCCTCCCAAGGATCCTTTGTACCCCCCTGCTG AAAAGAAGATAAAGGAACATTATGAAGCTCAGTTGGCAGAATTGACTAAAAGACTTCAGATTCAGACTGAAAATGCCAATTCGGAGAAGACTCGTCGAAAGAAAGCAGACAAGCTCTTGTTGGATCGCCAGAATACCATAGAGAAGTGTTATGAAGAGATCCGAAATCTGAAGGGCCAGATAAGAGAAAAAGACCAGagtaatgcccaagttcaagaggAAGCTAGGTATTGGGAGGTGAAGAATCGCAACATGGAAACAATGCATTTCAGAAAAGACCTGTTGATTCAAGAGATCATTAAGAGGCCCGCCCGTGCTGAGACCAAGAagctctttgaagaaatgaagattTGGAGTGATAAGCACATTGGAGATAGCCCTCTTCGCcatttggacatgggagatcctgcttga